The Undibacterium cyanobacteriorum genomic sequence ATGCCCAGTTATTTAACGAGAATTTATTGCGGCAATTGGATGATGCTGCAGTCAATCGAATTTCCCGCTTAAATGGCGATACGTATGTCGGCTACTTCCCAAACGAGAGTGGAAAAGCCTCGCTACTCGTGTTGCAAGGCGTCGAAAATGTGAATGAAATTGACGCAAAGTTATTGGAGGTATTTTCGTCAGGGGTGGCGATTGCCTTCGATAATATCCTGCTCAATCAAGAGATCAGTGATACGCAAGGCGAGCTGATCATGCGACTCGGTGATGTCGTTGAATCGCGTTCGCCTGAGGCTGGTAATCATGTGCGTAGGATGGCGGAAGTGTGTCACCTTTTGGCACTCGCTTCGGGTATGGATCCTGACGAAGCCGCTATTCTTAAACAGGCAGCGCCAATGCACGATATCGGCAAAATTGCGACGCCAGATTCGGTGTTGCTCAAGCCTGGCAAGCTCGATGCCAACGAGTGGGACATCATGCGTTTGCATCCCGAAGTAGGGATGTCGATCTTGGATGGCTCACATCGTCCTATCTTACGCGCTGCATCAATTATCGCTCATCAACATCATGAGAAATTTGATGGCAGCGGTTATCCGCAAGGCTTGGTCGGTACTGAAATTCATGTCTATGCGCGCATCGTCGCCGTGGCTGATGTGTTTGATGCCTTGATGCATAGTCGCGTCTATAAGCCTGCGTGGCCGGTTGATCAAGTCGTATCACACTTGAAAGCGGTCAGTGGATCGCACCTCGATCCGCAATTTGTTGAGCTCTTAGTTGATAACGTTGAGCGAGCCGTTGCGATTAATGAGCGTTATCCGGATTAGTTTTCTGCTTCACTTTTACTTTGAATAATTCAACTTAGGCAAGTGTGACTGGGAAACGTATTTGGTAATGTAGGCCGCGTCCAACTTCGCTTGTCGCACGAATCTGACCACTTAAAAGACCAGTGACTAGGTTGAACACGATGTGAGCGCCCAGGCCGCTCCCACCTTGTCCACGTTTGGTTGTGAAGAACGGGTCGAATAGTTTCTCCAATTCCTCCTCGTTCATGCCGCGACCATCATCCTGATAATCGAGGTGAAGGAAGTCATTCTCGTGACGTATTTGAATGGAAATATGTCCCTCCGAAGTATGTTCAAAACCGTGGTTGATGGAGTTCACGACAAAATTGGTAATGATTTGTGAGAATACTCCGGGGTGGCTCAAGATGCGAAGTTGAGATGGACAATCAACCTGCACTTTGATGGGTTTGCCTTTGAGCTTGGGTTGCAAGGAGATCAGAATTTCATCAAGGTAGGCTGCCAAAACGAAGGGGCGTTTTTCATCGGACGTTTGATCAACCGCGACCTGTTTAAAACTGCGAACCAGAGATGCGGCTCGTTTTGTGTTCGCGTTCAGTATCCGCAGTGATTGATCAACGATCTCAAGAAATTGATCTCGTTGTACATCGGCGAAGCGGCCAGCTTCAATGTCCCTGCGGGTCAATTTGAGTTCTTCGATCAGATGTGTCGTGGCCGTAACACATATACCTAGAGGCGTATTGATTTCGTGTGCAACACCTGCCACAAGTCCGCCTAAGGAGGCTAATTTTTCTTTGCGTACTAACTCGGATTGCGCCTCTCGCAGTGCGTGTAAAGCGCTGTTGAGTGCGGTGTTTTGTTGTTCAAGATTTGCTTTGGCTAAGTGCAAATTTTTCTCAGAATTGAGTCTGTCGATTGCGACTGCAATGTGACTAGCAACGAAGACCAGCAGTTCAAGATCATGATCCGTATAGCGATTTTGTGCATCGTAACTTTGGACGATGATCACACCATAAATTTTGTCATTGATGAGAATGGGAACACCAATCCAACTTTGTGTGGTAGCACCCAAAACCTGCTTGATTTCGCCGCTCGAAATTAAGTTCTTGAGACGATCTTGATCGATCAGTTGTGCCTTGCCGCTATGAATCACAAATGAGGTCATGCCCATACCAAGTGGGAAACGGTGCATTGCCGGTAATTCATCGATCTCGTCGACAAAGTACTGCACGCTGATTTCCTCCGTATCGTCGTGGTACAAAGCGACCATGAAATTTTTAGCCGTGATGAGTCCGTCGACGATGCCGTGGATGTTGGCATACAGTTCATCGGCATCCTCGACCGAGAACGACAATTCGGCAATGGAATACAGCGCCTTTTGAATTTGTTCGGATCTTTTGCGCTCACTAATTTCGTGTTTCAGCAGGGCAGTGCGTTCGGAGACGGCTCTCTCAAGTCGATCCACACTTTGGAACTGTTGTAAAGCGTTGCTAACATGCCCCGCAATTAATTCGAACAACGCCTGGTCTTCATCGGTGTAGAGATATTGGGCGTCATAACTTTGAATGACCATGGCCCCGAGGCAATCCTTTTGATGGTCGAGCAGAGGGTAGCCCATCCAATGTTCAGAACGTGTGCCAGTGACCGCGCTCAGCTCAGGACTCTCCACTAACTTCTCGTCTTCTTCGGCCGTGATGATCATTTCCTTTTTGTTGAGGATGACCCACTTGGTGAAAGCGTAGCCTGGCTCGTCGAGTTTGAATTGCTCTTGTGGGTTGGGCGCTTCATCAACCTCGTCGACAAAATAGACGAACTGCACGGCCTGTTCCTCATTGTTGTACAGAGCGATGTAAAAATTGGCCGCATACATAATGCGGGACAAGGCGAGATGAATGCCTTGGATGAATTCGCGGATGTCCGAAGTGCGCGAGGAAAGGCGCCCGATGTCGAGCACCATAGTTTGTACGGCTTCAAGTCGTTTGAGACGGTGTTCCATACTTGCTCCTTGCAGGCAAGACGCGATGTTCTTGCGTGAAGCTTAGAGCAAAATAGAGCGCTTGTGCCAAACTGTGATGTCGAAGCCACAGAATTGAAACGAGAAACAAGCCTGATCCGAATGGGCGAATCAGTGGACCTTACTTAGATGGGTTGAGAGTCGTTTGGTGACGCAGGCTCGCATAGGGAACTTGAGGAACGAGAGGTAGGCCGAGGGCGCTCCAGACCGAGGAACCGCCGCGATACCAGTAAAGATTGGTGTAGCCGAGTGCGCGCAATCGCATCAGCCCATTCACACTTAGCCAACACTCGGGTGAGGCACAGAAAACGACAATGGCCTGATCTTTCTGCGGTGCCAGTGTCCGCATATTGGCTTCGAGCGCAACTTGTGAAAACGTATCGGCGCCTGGTGTTTTTGAGTCTGTTTGATAGGAGACACCGAGCCAATCCATGACGTAGGCATTCGGTAGGGTTTTGCCGCTGTCAAAATCCATGGTACTTGCGTCTAACAAGATAAATTTTTCTTCCTTCATTCCTGCAATCAGTTCCGCAGTTAGGATGTTCTTAACTCCTTCAAGATGTGAGGGGGTCGCGAAGTGAATGCCTTCGTTGGCGCTACGGATGTGGTCAGGCTCGTCGATTTGCCAGTCCATTTTTTCAAAATAGTCTGCATTTTGTGTAGGTATGCGAAGTGATCTGATGGCCCGACTAGACTCTTCATTAAACTGCTTATAGCGTTCGGTGAAATCAAGCTTACCAACCGCCAAGACATGACATGCGCCACCCGACATCGAACTGCAGCGGCTCAGACTTGTGCGGAGCGCTTCATTCTTTGTATTGCCCATATTTGAGAATAACTGTTTGCCATCGAGACTTCTGGTGATTGCGCGTGCTTCATCTTTACTTCGCGCTTGCTCAACACGCTCGCGCATTTTGTCCGAGAGTTCGAATTTTTCTGGATAAATTGGTTTCACAGTCACGCACCCACTGAGTACGGACGCAGACAACAAATAAAGGAGATAAATGAGGGAACGCATATTCTTCGAGATTTATTTAAAAAACAATATTGTGTATTTTGTCAGCTAATTGAATTTATTGCAATTTCGATTTGCACTCCACATCGAGTGCGCCCGTGAGAGGGGCGTTCTTTCTGCATTTTTTCTTGTCATCGGACTTTCAATATCAACTGATAAAATGTGAGTTTTGATTGCCAAGGAAGAACCATGACGTCTTCGTATGAACCTGACGATGGAAGTGTTAGTGAGTTCAAAAGTAAGAGCGGTTTGAAGCGTATTTTCTCTGCGTTTTTTTATTCGATTGATGGACTCAGGGCCGCTTGGCGACACGAGCATGCATTTCGCCAAGAATTGGTGTTGGTTATTGCTGGTGTGATCGTGGCGCTGTTCCTGCCAGTCTCAGCCTTTGAAAAACTGATGATGATCGCAGTATTGGTACAGGTGTTGGTGGTGGAATTAATCAACTCTGCAATTGAAGCGGTGGTTGATCGTGTTTCTTTGGAGCGTCATAGCTTATCAAAAAATGCTAAGGACTTTGGAAGTGCCGCCGTCCTCCTCACATTTCTGATCGCGCTTGCAACATGGGGTGTGATTCTCTTCAATCGATATTTTTATTGAATAGAACATCTTCATGCCAAGGGGAGAGTTGGGTGTACCTGACTGCGAATCTCGCAGCAAGATAGTCGAAGAAACCGCAATGTGATTCAGCGCTATCTTGACGGTAGAGGAAAGAAGACTAAAGAAAACTAAAGTCTCCTGAGTTCGAAAGATCGAATCAATATCACGTCCATGTTTATGCGATGCTTCGTAAAGCATCACGTAGACAGCGCAAAAACTCTTCAGCATTGTCCATGCTAAACACAATCGGCGGTTTGAGTTTTAGGACGTTATCGTAAGGCCCGTCTGTCGAGAGCAAAATGTGATGGGCTTTGAGGTACTCAATCACCGCATTGGCGGCCTCGGTTGCGGGCTCTAGACTATGACGATCCTTCACCATTTCAACGCCAATAAACAGTCCCATGCCGCGCACATCGCCGATCATATCAAATTCTTTTTGCAGCTCAACGAGTCCGTGCAAGATCGCATTGCCCACCTGAAGAGCATTGTTTTGTAGTTGCTCTTGTTCGATCACGTCGAGCACCGCCAAGCCCATCGCACAAGACACCGGATTGCCGGCAAAGGTATTGAAGTATTCCATGCCATTCATAAAGGCCTGTGCGATTTCTGGACGGGTTACGACCGCGCCCATTGGGTGTCCATTGCAAATCGGTTTGCCCATGGTGACGATATCGGGTACCACCGCTTGTGTTTCGAAGGCCCAGAAATGAGTTCCCGCGCGACCAAAGCCAACTTGCACTTCATCGGCAACGCACACCGCACCCGCAGCGCGGGCGGTCGCGTAAGCCTCTTTCAGATAATGGTCAGGTAAAACGACTTGACCACCACATCCTAAAATCGATTCGCAGAAAAAAGCCGCAGGTTTCTCGCCGCGTGCATGGATAGCCGCAATCGCCCGATGTAAATCTTGTGCATAGCGTGGGCCGACATCGGCCTCGCCACGACGAAAACGTCCGCGATAATCATCGGGAATCTCGGCCACTTGGATGTGCGCTGGCCGACCTTGTCCACCTTTGCCATCGAACTTATACGGGCTCAGTTCTATCATGGTGGGCGAGTTGCCGTGATAAGCATGGTCGACCACGATGATGTCATGTGCTTGTGAATAGGTGCGCGCCAAACGTAGTGCCAGATCATTGGCCTCGGTGCCTGAGTTGGTCAAGAACACCACCGACAATTCTTCAGGAAAAGTGGCGCTGAGTCTTCGCGCATATTCGACAATGTTGTCGTGTAAGTAGCGCGTGTTGGTATTGAGCTCGGCCATCTGGGCTTGGCCGGCCGCGACCACACTTGGATGGCAATGACCAACGTGACAAACATTGTTCACCATGTCTAAATAAGCTTGACCATCCTGATCATACAAATACGCCCCGCGGCCACGTACCATTTTGACAGGCTGCTGGTACGACATACTCAAACTTGGATTGAGGTGGCGACGGCGTAAGTCAATGATCTCTTGTGGACTACGCTGCGGTATGGCTTTGGTGATCGTGCTCATGTTCGACTCTATAAAAATAGGCTGCTGTTTTTTGCCTTCGTTGTATTTTGTGGGCTCAGCTAGGCTTCGGTGATATTGTGCTTAATCGGTTTTTTAGAGACTTTCATCGTATTGCTGACAACATCAATTGTTCAAGTTCGTCAGCACCGATTTCTTCAAATTGCCGCAGTAGGCGATGTACGCCTATTTGTGACACTAAGATATAGGTATTGGCAGGGTTCTTACGAAATGCACGCGTCGCCATCAAGACACTTTGGCTCAAACGTGCATTGATGAGTGCTGGCAAAATGCGCAGCTCTGGCTCGCTCAGTGGATGTACACCTTGGTATGCCCTGAGGATGGCGGTGATGCACTGCTTGACGCGAGAAATATCGACCGCATGTTGTAAGGCATAGACGATGGTAATCGCCAAATCGACAGCACGTAGATGAAAGCACATATCGCCAAAATCGATGATGGCGTCGACCTGATAGTGCGCACGAACTGGATCGCTTTCATGAGCGCTCGCTTGATTACTATTTTTTTGCTGCGCATGATCACCATCGGGCTCAACCGTACTGACGATCACATTGTAATCATTGGCATCGTTGTGAATCACCGCTTGCGGTAGGGTTTGCCGCCATTGGCTCTCATTGTCGGCAAAGTAATGAAGGTGACGCTGAACTAGGGCACGAATTTCCGCGTCTTCGACATGGGCAATTTCATCGATCAGTCCAGGTAGTTGACTGATACTCCAATCGACCTCACGCATCATCGCCGGATGTTGGAAATCACTGAGACCGCGATCCAGCTTGCCGATTGCCAGCCCTAAGCTATATTCCAAACTCGCCAAATCGGTATTGGTTTGCTGTGCCGCTTCGGCATACACTTGGCCACTCACAAACGTCAGGAGGCGCATATGGCAGGCTAGCGTATTGCCTGCGTCATCGTAAAGATTTAAAGGGATGATGTGCGAACCGTCAGCAGCCAACATGATTTTTGGCAGAGCGAGGTCGGGGCAGGTGTGCACTAAATGGAGCAGGGCGGCATTCTCGATATCGAGATCAGCATAAGACCAATTCGGATTCGCGATTTTGAAAACGAAGTTGCCCTGTGCGCCACTGATCTTGAAATTGCGATCAGCGTAAGAGGGAAGATCGTTAATCTCGCCGGTGATCTGCCAATGTTGCTGAACAAGTTGTAAGGCTTGGTCTGAAGAAATCTTGAGCATGAATGTTGCCGTAGGACGTTGGGGGGATGGATTCCAAAGCGGTTGATCGTAAGCTGCCTTCAAGTTGTTCAAGGCCGTTGAGCGATGAATGCCATGCAAACTATAAGTATACTATAAATATATTTGAAATTCCTCGATGTTCACCATACAGGAGGCGCAATGCAGGTGATGCAGATGTGAGTTTTTAACCCAAAGTCGAAGACCATTCTGTCGCACTTATGATTCGAAAGTATCGAGGAACTCCAATCTTGTCCTCTTGCTTATGTCGATCTTTGTGCCAGAGCTAGAGCGATTCTGCCCATCACAGCGATCGTGTCATAAACAAGCTCAAGGGGCCTAGAACATAATCGGCAAACGGCCCGCATACTTCAAAGCCAAATTTGCGATACAACATTTCTGCTGGTTTGAATTCTGCTTGGGTGCCTGTCTCGAGGCTGAGGCGACGGTATCCGCTCTGACGCGCTTCGGCGATCAAATGGTCGAGTAGGGCGGCGGCCACGCCTTGTTTCAAATATTTTTCAGCAGTGCGCATGGATTTGATTTCCGCATGCTCTGGATCGAGTTCCTTGAGCGCGCCGCAACCCATGAGTTCTTCGCCATCCCATGCACCCCAGAGTCGAATTTTCGGGCTGCGTAAGGCGTCAATAGCCAAGGCATGGCAGCTTTCTGGAGGTGAAATTGATGCCATATTGGTAGTGTGTAATTCGATTAAGGCGATCATGCGGGGATCGCTGAGATCATCAAGTCGGATGTCCATGGTGTGCTCGGTTTGTAGTTTTGAGATTCTGTTACAAGAAAATTTAATGAGAGTCTGATTGTGCTTGTTTGTAAGGCACACGTCCGGTCGGAACAACCCCAGACGCACTCAAGCAGTGACCATGTTGATCATCGAAAAACATATGCGGTTGAAATGCGGCGAGCACGGCTGCTTTGCTGACGCCGCCCATGAAGAAGGTTTCATCAATCCGAATATCCCATGCCCTGAGCGTTCGGATGACCCGTTCATGAGCGGGGGAAGAACGCGCGGTGACTAAAGCTGTGCGCAATGGCATGGCATGTGGATCATCGCTTTTGAAATTATTTTGCAAGTAGGATATCGCTAAAAGGAGACGCGCAAAGGGGCCTTCGGGCAAAGGCTTCTTAGCGTTTTCGCGCTCATGTTTTTCAAACGCTTCGATACCGCCGGTTTGATAAATGCGTTCGGCTTCATCGGAGAACAAGACAGCGTCGCCGTCAAAAGCAATGCGAATTTGTTCTGGGTCGGCGGCGGCTTCAGGAGTGCGATACAACAGCGCCGCTGCCGTGCCACTATTGATGGCGGCTTGCACATCGTCTTCATGGAGCGATAAAAACAGGCTGACGTTAAAGGCCTTGAGATAGGGTGACAAGGAAGCGCCACCGGCCAACGCAGCACGACTAATATCCAGTCCGTAGTGTTCAATTGAATTGAAAATGCGCAAAGACGTCTCGGATGAATTGCGCGACATGATCACGACTTCCACCAAACGTTTGTCCGGCGTGAGTTGGTTCAAGCGCAGCAAGGCTTTGACCAACGGAAAACCAGCACCGGGTTTCAGCACTTCGTTCTCATGCTGTAGTTGATGCAAACGATAGGCATCGAGACCTTGCTCTTGGTAGATCTTCTCTTCCACTTCGAGGTCAAATAAAGCCCGTGAAGAAATGCCGATAACGAGTAGCTTATCTAAGGAAAATGGCATCTTACAAAACCTCGTCTAAATGTCGAATCAAGCGGGCAATCTCTTGCTCGGTGTTGTAATGGGCAATCGATACCCGCACTACGCCGCCGTGTTTTTCCAAATCCAAAGTACTGATCAGATGTTTTGCATAAAAATCGCCATAGCGGATGCCGATGCCATATTGATCGATGTGACGCACGATCTCCGGTGACGCTAGCTCTTGGTGCACAAAGCTGATGGTCGGAACCCGCTGAATCAAGTTTGTCAAGTTTGAATCATTCGCCATGTTGCCGTCTGTGAGTATCTGCTTTCCTTGCGTCACAGTATTAAGGCCGATAATGCTAACTTTCTCTTTCGAACGTAGATAGCTGAGCAACTGTTCTGCCAATGCATTTTCGTGATCTTCAAACTTCTTGAAGACGGCTTGCATACGTTGTCGCGGAGTGCCATCGTATTGAAAAAAGTCTGCAACAGCGAGCAGATAATCTCGAATGCCGGCGCAGCCATACGATAACTCAAAATTCACATTACCCGGTTGTAGTTTGTAAGGCAATTCGTCCGCTGGTATGAAAAAGTGATTTAAGTTTGCGAGTGAGTTCAGTAATTCCAGATGCCCCCACATCAATGCATAATGCGGCCCAAATACTTTGTAAAAACTGAAGACGTAAATATCGGCGCCACTCGCTTGTACATCCACTAAACGGTGCGGCGCATAGGCAACGCCATCGACACACACTCTGCCGCCGACCGCATGCACACGCTGTGCAACTTCAGCGACAGGATTGATCGTCCCCAAAATATTCGAAGCATGGGTCATCGCAAGCCATTTGGTGCGCGGGCTCAATAGGGGCTCGAGTTGCTCGAGTTCGAGCAACATCGTTTGGCGATTGACTTCCCAGATTTTGATCACCGCACCAACTTCTTCCAGACGTTTCCAAGCACCGATGTTGGCTTCGTGGTCCGTGTTGGTGAGAATGATTTCGTCGCCGGGCCGAATACTAGGACGTAGCGCTTGAATCAAGAGGAACATCAAACCGGTGGTCGAGCCACCCATGACGATTTCGCGGTCGTCCTTGGCATTCACCAAATCAGCGATGGCGCGGCGTGCGGCTAACACGCGATCTTGTGCTTGTACCGAAGTGCGATAGCTGGCGCCCAGCTGCACGCTGGTGCTGAGAAGATACTGATGAATACGGTCGGCCACGACTTGGGCGACTTGTGAGCCACCTGCGTTGTCGAGGTACACACAGGATGCGTTATGCAGAGCAGGGAATTGACTGCGGATAAAACTGATTTCAGAGTCTTTCATAGCGGCTAAGTAGATGCACGAGTGTTTGAGGTCGGCGTGACAGCGATGACCGCCTACCTCAAAAATCAAATGTGTACTACCTTACCACGAAACCTCTTGGCGTGATCGTTCGCGCTATTTCTGTCAGTCTGGTTTCTTCTATTGGGCGGCGGTCAGCGCTGATTAACCTGGTGCGCCATCGACACGAGGCCGCAAGTAGATCGGCAACATCAAAGCGCCCCAAGCGATAAACACCGCTGCCCATAATCCCGCAGAAACTTTGATTAAACTATCGGTGGCCTGGAAACTCGCAAAGACACGCAGGACAGCTGCTAAATGCAATGCAAGATACAAGGACCACAAACCATTGCCTGCATGGAGTGGGCGGCCGCTATGACCGAAGCTGACCCGGCTCACAAACGCGACTAACATGGTACTCATGAAGCCCAAAGCTAAAGCGTGGGTGGTGGCCGAACCCGTGGTGACGCCAAGCGCCGAGATCGCATGCAGGGCGAAAACGACACTAAGCCATGCGAAGGATAAGTGCAGCATGGCTAATAGTCGATTCTCAAAACTACGAAACAGTCCCCAACGCCAAGAAGTGTTGGCGAAACTGAAGCTCAAGAGCGTGGCAACGATCACTTGGATGCCTTGCGCCGCGCTACTTGCATCGCTTCCATTCGTGCCGAAAATACCCGCGAACGCCAAAGTCCAACTGCCAATCAACCAAGTCGCCAACAAACTATAAGGACGCCATGTGACATAGTTCTGCAACACATTGGCGGTGAAGAAGGGCAGCATGCGATGACACACAGTGAGAAAGATGGGTAAGAGGAAGGCGAAGAAACTCAATTGTCGTGCAGCTTGCCAAGCAAGCTCAGAACCAGCCGCCCATAGCAAGGCGCACAGCATAGAAAGTATGCCACCCAGCATGGCGACTAATAATGCAATCGCGTGTTTTTTATCCTCACTTTTGCTTTCGATAATCAAGCGCGCCCAACGCAGTGTGACCGCGACCCACGCGGATAGCATCAAGGCAAAGCCAGATAGACGTAAAGGTTTGAGACCAAAAGTGGAGGCGAATAACACCAAAACGATACCTACGAAATAGGTCGCGCCATGCAAGATAAAATGATGGGTAGATGCCTTGACGTTGAGCCAGCGCGGTCCAGCAGTAAAGGTGAAACCGAGTATGAATAAAGGGAAGACGCCGAGTGGCATCAAAATGCCGTGTAAAGGCACCGGTAATTGATTCGCGAATTGGAGATTGATCCACCACCACGCCAGTAAGGAAAGGAGTGCGACGAGTCCCAAGAAGAAATAGAGACGGTGAGGGGCTTGGCTGAGTTGTTTCATGGCGAATAATGATCGGAGATAAGACATCGGCGAATAAGCATCGTCGACCGACCTAAAGTAGCTCTACCGGAATAGCGAATTGCGAAGATAGAAAAGCTTAGCCTTAGTCGAATCGATGTCCAGAAAGTGAATCGATAGTGCCCGCGATGCTAGCAAATTTGTGCGCTGCACACCTTGATCAAGAACAAGTTCTCGCTCCAGATTTCGTGTGCTGGCCTGTGACTTGTTGAATCAATACGGCTGACAGGGCGTCATGTGAATGGCGCTTCAGTAAAGGCTTGTTTTGTTGAGAAGCGGAAAATGAAATGCTGAAGATGAAATCCTTAGCTCGCGCTCATTTCATCGAAGGCTCTCAAGGCGTCAGCCGCGTACATTAAGGAAGGGCCGCCACCCATATACACCGTCATGCCCAGAGTTTCTTCGAGCTCGGCACGTGTAACGCCGAGTTTGATCAGCGCTTGCACATGGAAGCCGATGCAGCCATCACAATGCGCGGCGATGCCGAGTGCCAATGCCAGCAGTTCTTTGGTCTTTTTGTCGAGTGCGCCATCTTTGCTCGCTGCTTGTGCCAGCATAGAAAAGCCTTTCATCACATCAGGAATATCGCTGCGCAAATGGGACAGTGATTGTGAGAGTGACTTGGTGATTTCGACGTAAGACTTGCTCATAAAGTGCTTTCAAAGGTGAGTACTTAGACTGCAGGCCAAAGGGAAATGCTAGGGCTTGCGATTCAATTGAAGCGCGGATCAACAAGCCACTGCGAATTTTGGCGTCAGTCTAATTCAGTCAAGTTTGCAGGTTTTGATGCCGAGCAAAGTATAAGCAGGGCAGAAGCGGAAAATACCTGTGAGCAGCGGTACCACGCCGATCCAACCAAACTGATTGAGCCAACCAGCGAGGGTCGCGCCGATTAAAGCCAGGCCAACAACAATACGTAAAACGCGATCTAGACCACCGACATTCATTTTCAACATGATGAGCTCCTAGTGTTAAATGTTGGAAATTCAGTAGGAACGTCGAATTCGAAATGGAGCGAAACGAGTTGAGATTGGGATCATTTCGAGAGGACGCATGATTCAGTACTGAATTCTAAACTGCTTTATTTGCGTTTTTATGCAAATAAGCAATTGAACTGAATTATAAAGCTGTTTGTAGTTCAAAGCGGTAGTAATTCTTTGATCCAGATCAGGTGAACTAACTAAACCTTGCTGGTCATTTATTCTCCTAGATCACTTACATGGCTGAGGTAAGAATTGGATTAAATGTGGATGCTATAGAACTGTTCAGAGTTCAGCCACTAATTTCATGTTCACAGTCAATCTTTTGAAAAACAATGTTAAATCGTTTTATAAATAAATTTTGTATTTGCGTAATTGCGCAAATAAGGATATTATGATTGTTGAGGTTTTTGTGAATAGGCGTGGGAATGAATGAAAAGTCATGGTTCAAGACTTGGCATAGTTT encodes the following:
- a CDS encoding diacylglycerol kinase; protein product: MTSSYEPDDGSVSEFKSKSGLKRIFSAFFYSIDGLRAAWRHEHAFRQELVLVIAGVIVALFLPVSAFEKLMMIAVLVQVLVVELINSAIEAVVDRVSLERHSLSKNAKDFGSAAVLLTFLIALATWGVILFNRYFY
- a CDS encoding rhodanese-like domain-containing protein is translated as MRSLIYLLYLLSASVLSGCVTVKPIYPEKFELSDKMRERVEQARSKDEARAITRSLDGKQLFSNMGNTKNEALRTSLSRCSSMSGGACHVLAVGKLDFTERYKQFNEESSRAIRSLRIPTQNADYFEKMDWQIDEPDHIRSANEGIHFATPSHLEGVKNILTAELIAGMKEEKFILLDASTMDFDSGKTLPNAYVMDWLGVSYQTDSKTPGADTFSQVALEANMRTLAPQKDQAIVVFCASPECWLSVNGLMRLRALGYTNLYWYRGGSSVWSALGLPLVPQVPYASLRHQTTLNPSK
- a CDS encoding aminotransferase class III-fold pyridoxal phosphate-dependent enzyme, with translation MSTITKAIPQRSPQEIIDLRRRHLNPSLSMSYQQPVKMVRGRGAYLYDQDGQAYLDMVNNVCHVGHCHPSVVAAGQAQMAELNTNTRYLHDNIVEYARRLSATFPEELSVVFLTNSGTEANDLALRLARTYSQAHDIIVVDHAYHGNSPTMIELSPYKFDGKGGQGRPAHIQVAEIPDDYRGRFRRGEADVGPRYAQDLHRAIAAIHARGEKPAAFFCESILGCGGQVVLPDHYLKEAYATARAAGAVCVADEVQVGFGRAGTHFWAFETQAVVPDIVTMGKPICNGHPMGAVVTRPEIAQAFMNGMEYFNTFAGNPVSCAMGLAVLDVIEQEQLQNNALQVGNAILHGLVELQKEFDMIGDVRGMGLFIGVEMVKDRHSLEPATEAANAVIEYLKAHHILLSTDGPYDNVLKLKPPIVFSMDNAEEFLRCLRDALRSIA
- a CDS encoding GNAT family N-acetyltransferase, whose translation is MDIRLDDLSDPRMIALIELHTTNMASISPPESCHALAIDALRSPKIRLWGAWDGEELMGCGALKELDPEHAEIKSMRTAEKYLKQGVAAALLDHLIAEARQSGYRRLSLETGTQAEFKPAEMLYRKFGFEVCGPFADYVLGPLSLFMTRSL
- a CDS encoding GAF domain-containing sensor histidine kinase, coding for MEHRLKRLEAVQTMVLDIGRLSSRTSDIREFIQGIHLALSRIMYAANFYIALYNNEEQAVQFVYFVDEVDEAPNPQEQFKLDEPGYAFTKWVILNKKEMIITAEEDEKLVESPELSAVTGTRSEHWMGYPLLDHQKDCLGAMVIQSYDAQYLYTDEDQALFELIAGHVSNALQQFQSVDRLERAVSERTALLKHEISERKRSEQIQKALYSIAELSFSVEDADELYANIHGIVDGLITAKNFMVALYHDDTEEISVQYFVDEIDELPAMHRFPLGMGMTSFVIHSGKAQLIDQDRLKNLISSGEIKQVLGATTQSWIGVPILINDKIYGVIIVQSYDAQNRYTDHDLELLVFVASHIAVAIDRLNSEKNLHLAKANLEQQNTALNSALHALREAQSELVRKEKLASLGGLVAGVAHEINTPLGICVTATTHLIEELKLTRRDIEAGRFADVQRDQFLEIVDQSLRILNANTKRAASLVRSFKQVAVDQTSDEKRPFVLAAYLDEILISLQPKLKGKPIKVQVDCPSQLRILSHPGVFSQIITNFVVNSINHGFEHTSEGHISIQIRHENDFLHLDYQDDGRGMNEEELEKLFDPFFTTKRGQGGSGLGAHIVFNLVTGLLSGQIRATSEVGRGLHYQIRFPVTLA
- a CDS encoding DUF3369 domain-containing protein, whose amino-acid sequence is MTKNAVMSSSFRSSPWKILLVDDEPDIHDVTKLTLHRFQLDGRGLQFFDAYNAPQAKEILSREPDIALVFLDVVMETEDAGLEVARWMRQDLKNQFTRIVLRTGQPGQAPEESVIVDYDINDYKEKTELDRTKLFTTTFAALRAYRDIFTVEEARRFQVTYREGLERVIEASAHIHQQRNLHDFANGLLQQVVALLRLEKSMLLRLRGASGVSGENSYEVLAKIGNFDDDAQLFNENLLRQLDDAAVNRISRLNGDTYVGYFPNESGKASLLVLQGVENVNEIDAKLLEVFSSGVAIAFDNILLNQEISDTQGELIMRLGDVVESRSPEAGNHVRRMAEVCHLLALASGMDPDEAAILKQAAPMHDIGKIATPDSVLLKPGKLDANEWDIMRLHPEVGMSILDGSHRPILRAASIIAHQHHEKFDGSGYPQGLVGTEIHVYARIVAVADVFDALMHSRVYKPAWPVDQVVSHLKAVSGSHLDPQFVELLVDNVERAVAINERYPD
- a CDS encoding phosphotransferase; protein product: MLKISSDQALQLVQQHWQITGEINDLPSYADRNFKISGAQGNFVFKIANPNWSYADLDIENAALLHLVHTCPDLALPKIMLAADGSHIIPLNLYDDAGNTLACHMRLLTFVSGQVYAEAAQQTNTDLASLEYSLGLAIGKLDRGLSDFQHPAMMREVDWSISQLPGLIDEIAHVEDAEIRALVQRHLHYFADNESQWRQTLPQAVIHNDANDYNVIVSTVEPDGDHAQQKNSNQASAHESDPVRAHYQVDAIIDFGDMCFHLRAVDLAITIVYALQHAVDISRVKQCITAILRAYQGVHPLSEPELRILPALINARLSQSVLMATRAFRKNPANTYILVSQIGVHRLLRQFEEIGADELEQLMLSAIR